The following are from one region of the Littorina saxatilis isolate snail1 linkage group LG2, US_GU_Lsax_2.0, whole genome shotgun sequence genome:
- the LOC138959658 gene encoding toll-like receptor 4: MLQSGLWVTAAVLLISSRSALSVLSFDFSDQPTFMPCGPCVCNDSVVDCSSRGLTSVPSRGLPVSATRLSLNDNSISYLGHDVFARFLSLRQLELSFNLLSNISADVFQNLPLTTLILSHNHLVVSDSTGCMGTPFSNLVSLTHLDLSYNNLHNVSCAVVESNVSNLHWLDLSHNLFSLNEQPWLLKRMGKLVFLDLSHNHLTNLSIQLFQELQVLRILNLSHNKIPLNNNAYPLGVFAMFSKTLTELRLEGNFDASLFKKNFSYPDETFYQLTSLKYLQMDGLPNLEFGSGFEGMISLTNLSLSGKDGSFCFINSLTNKTFLHVSQSLRSLHLSNCNITRIEMDAFRPLQHLHTMDLSFNLELGFETLGNAVYSLQGSDLQELHINSIIHPYTMFVMVTPRNTRFFKHTNLKKIYARGNRLEAFCEGTLRNMPDSLKFVSVDENELGFGRYFIDFASLKNVRAIHNDGHRRALEPPSEFPPEHLQQCSTGFVEEEIESGINCHAPWRPEDFPLTTWAPELTNSRNRERKLVYIIPPNLETYVSRWDKLYYRILETEFNSSNSLLNLDLSNNLLTTWIGPVTGLTKLVTLDLANNFAGNISTRFFNTFTSLKFLNVSRNYLHYVIENDTNGELFEPLQELQSLDLSKNYLKVVPSNVFRGLINLQNLVLSHNKIFPVEFNISHMKNLSLLDLSYNYIRFLPQSVMDHLDSVAEYQQVAVDLAFNLLACTCQHIDFLTWMDTSKVKFRSSNRLSCLLSDGRVRRRMNISDVIQSLQNSCTDKFGILVGAVSCAFCLLVAMFSALVYRYRWKLRYLYYASRLAYRRLQSCDDDNYDFEFDAFVSYSSEDNDFVHGEMLEELETRAGLRLNVHNRDFIPGRPIPSNIVSAVQSSRRTLVVLSRELVQSEWCHYEMQMATMEAAHTGRDVLLFLLYEDVPSQQLPRDVLYNLQSSTYITFPGTRAEPSLVRNFWARLAQAIRQG; this comes from the coding sequence ATGCTGCAGTCAGGTCTTTGGGTGACAGCAGCGGTCCTGCTGATAAGCAGCCGAAGCGCCTTGTCTGTCTTGAGTTTTGACTTCTCAGACCAACCTACCTTCATGCCTTGTGGACCCTGTGTGTGTAACGACTCAGTGGTGGACTGTTCCAGCCGAGGGTTGACCAGTGTCCCTTCAAGGGGTCTGCCTGTCAGTGCAACCAGGCTGTCCCTCAATGACAACTCCATCTCCTACCTTGGACACGATGTCTTCGCAAGGTTCCTCTCTCTGCGCCAGCTTGAATTGTCTTTCAACCTCCTGAGTAACATCTCTGCTGATGTGTTTCAAAACTTACCACTCACGACGCTGATCCTCTCTCACAACCATCTTGTCGTCAGCGATAGTACTGGTTGTATGGGAACGCCGTTCTCCAACCTGGTGTCTCTAACTCACCTGGATTTGTCCTATAACAATCTCCACAATGTCAGCTGTGCCGTTGTTGAAAGCAACGTGAGTAACTTGCACTGGTTGGATCTCAGTCACAATCTCTTCAGTCTGAACGAACAACCTTGGCTACTGAAACGCATGGGTAAACTGGTGTTTCTAGATCTCTCTCACAACCATCTGACGAACCTGAGTATTCAGTTGTTTCAGGAATTACAAGTCCTTCGGATTTTGAACCTGAGTCACAATAAGATACCACTCAATAACAATGCTTACCCTCTTGGTGTGTTCGCCATGTTTAGCAAAACTTTAACTGAGCTTCGCCTGGAGGGAAATTTTGATGCTAGCTTGTTCAAAAAGAATTTCTCCTATCCTGACGAGACGTTTTATCAACTTACAAGCTTGAAGTACCTTCAGATGGATGGTCTGCCGAACCTTGAGTTTGGATCGGGGTTTGAAGGCATGATATCGCTCACCAATCTCAGCCTGTCTGGGAAAGATGGCAGCTTTTGCTTCATCAACAGTCTGACAAACAAAACCTTCCTCCACGTATCTCAGTCGTTGCGGTCACTACACTTGTCCAACTGCAACATTACAAGGATTGAGATGGACGCCTTCAGACCTCTACAGCATCTGCACACCATGGATCTTTCGTTTAACCTGGAACTAGGATTCGAGACTCTGGGTAACGCTGTCTACAGCCTTCAGGGCTCAGACTTGCAGGAACTACATATTAATTCAATCATTCACCCCTACACTATGTTTGTCATGGTTACCCCTAGAAACACGCGCTTCTTTAAacacacaaatctgaaaaaaatttACGCGCGTGGGAACCGTCTGGAAGCATTCTGCGAAGGAACACTGAGAAACATGCCGGATTCGCTGAAGTTCGTCAGTGTGGATGAGAACGAACTGGGCTTTGGGAGATACTTCATTGACTTTGCAAGTTTGAAAAACGTTCGGGCAATACACAACGATGGCCACAGAAGAGCTTTAGAACCTCCGAGTGAGTTTCCCCCTGAACATCTTCAACAATGCTCGACTGGATTTGTCGAAGAAGAGATAGAGTCTGGAATTAATTGTCACGCGCCCTGGCGACCTGAAGACTTCCCTTTGACAACGTGGGCACCGGAGCTAACCAATTCCAGGAATCGAGAAAGAAAacttgtgtacattataccccCTAACCTGGAGACATACGTCTCTCGCTGGGACAAGCTTTACTACCGTATTCTGGAAACAGAATTCAACTCCAGCAATTCTCTTTTAAATCTGGACCTTAGCAACAATCTGCTGACAACATGGATTGGTCCTGTTACGGGACTGACAAAGCTTGTTACCCTTGACCTGGCCAACAATTTTGCAGGCAATATTTCTACACGCTTTTTCAACACTTTCACGTCTCTGAAATTCCTAAACGTTAGCAGAAACTACTTGCATTATGTCATTGAAAACGACACAAATGGCGAACTATTTGAACCTTTGCAAGAACTTCAAAGTCTTGATTTATCAAAGAACTATCTTAAGGTCGTTCCATCTAATGTCTTCCGAGGCCTCATTAATCTGCAGAATCTAGTTTTGTCGCACAACAAGATATTCCCTGTCGAATTCAACATTTCTCACATGAAGAACTTGTCACTGCTGGACCTTTCCTACAACTACATCCGCTTCCTCCCTCAATCTGTCATGGATCACCTGGACAGTGTTGCTGAATACCAGCAAGTCGCTGTGGACCTAGCCTTTAATTTGTTAGCTTGCACGTGTCAACATATCGATTTCTTAACGTGGATGGATACTTCCAAAGTGAAATTTCGTTCCAGCAATAGGCTATCTTGCCTCTTGTCTGATGGCAGAGTGCGGAGAAGGATGAACATTTCTGACGTCATTCAAAGCCTTCAAAACTCGTGTACTGACAAATTCGGTATCCTTGTTGGAGCCGTATCCTGTGCCTTCTGCTTGCTGGTAGCTATGTTCTCAGCCCTCGTCTACCGCTATCGCTGGAAGCTGCGCTACCTCTACTACGCCTCCCGTCTGGCCTACAGACGCCTGCAGAGCTGCGACGACGATAACTACGACTTTGAGTTCGACGCCTTCGTGTCGTACTCGTCGGAAGACAACGACTTTGTGCACGGTGAGATGCTGGAGGAGCTGGAGACGCGGGCGGGTCTTCGTCTGAACGTGCACAACCGTGACTTCATCCCCGGTCGTCCCATCCCGTCCAACATCGTCAGCGCCGTTCAGAGCAGTCGCCGCACGCTGGTGGTGCTGTCCCGGGAGCTGGTGCAGTCCGAGTGGTGTCACTACGAGATGCAGATGGCCACGATGGAAGCGGCGCACACAGGACGTGACGTCTTGCTCTTCCTGCTGTACGAGGACGTGCCGTCACAGCAACTGCCGCGTGACGTACTGTACAACCTGCAGTCCTCCACCTACATCACCTTTCCTGGTACTCGGGCGGAACCGTCACTCGTCCGTAATTTCTGGGCCAGACTGGCTCAGGCCATCAGACAGGGATGA
- the LOC138959657 gene encoding toll-like receptor 4 encodes MLPKALFVAAVMLLIRGEPRMREPLPHPFTPCGQCACNGLAVDCSSRGLTSVPSSGLPVIATSLSLRNNSISFLGPKVFSRFTRLHWLNLSYNVIADIAVQAFSALKGLTELNLAHNHLTFTNRTECLDRRFISSESLTHLDLSFNLLHNASCSIADMFGTGLQWLALSHNGYYLNENPCLLSSLQSLLALDLSHNKLNKFSAEMFKGVAHLKSLNMSHNQILLNNDSYPVELFRLLGPSLTELRVEGNCNTTSCPEGFSYPDEVLQLLSNVQSLHIDGLPNADFGPGFQNMTSLTNLSLSGMDDSFCAINCLTNKTFLHLPHSLWSLNLSKCSISRIEIDAFRPLQHLHILDLSFNLNLGFGTLGNAFYSLQGSALKELHISSIVHPYTTGVIVTPRNTMFFKNTSLEIIHAEGNRIEEFCEGALLNMPESLMVVSVDRNELGFGNYFKDFGSLKNLKAIYIDGNRVAHEPPSAYPPQQLRQCSTGMMRDAMECPLNCHQRFQPKEIPRFGMESVHSVSTQPGTLALQSSAKLVHILPPNLHTYVSRWYALNYKILEVEFNASNSLAVLNLGHNRLKTWIGPITGLKKLATLDLGSNFADNVSTTFFSSLTSLKELNVSRNYLRIVIEHDKDGELFRPLGQLQSLYLSKNYLNAIPPHVFVGLVSLENLVLSHNEIYDFKVNISHMRNLSLLDLSYNHIRYLPKFIMDHLDSIAEYEHVSLDLTFNPIACVCERIDFLRWIVDSKVKFRSKDRLACSMSNGNVEEQVNVFDVIQSLQNSCTDKSGILVGAVSCAFCLLVAMLSALIYRYRWKLRYLYYASRLAYRRLQTCDDDDFEFDAFVSYSSEDNDFVHGELLEELETRAGLRLNVHNRDFIPGRPIPSNIVSAVQSSRRTLVVLSRELVQSEWCLYEMQMATMEAAHTGRDVLLFLLYEDVPSQQLPRDVLYNLQSSTYITFPGTRAEPSLVRDFWARLAQAIRQG; translated from the coding sequence ATGCTGCCAAAGGCGCTATTTGTTGCTGCAGTCATGCTGCTCATAAGAGGCGAGCCGAGGATGAGAGAACCACTACCACACCCATTCACGCCATGCGGACAGTGTGCGTGTAACGGCTTAGCGGTGGACTGTTCCAGCCGAGGGTTGACCAGTGTTCCTTCCAGCGGTCTGCCGGTCATAGCCACCAGTCTGTCTCTCCGTAACAACTCCATCTCCTTTTTGGGACCCAAGGTCTTCTCCAGGTTCACCCGTCTGCACTGGCTTAATCTATCTTACAACGTCAtcgctgatatcgctgtacAGGCGTTCTCTGCTCTCAAGGGTTTAACGGAACTAAACCTTGCTCACAACCATCTCACGTTCACGAACAGAACGGAATGTTTGGACAGACGCTTCATCTCCTCGGAGTCTTTGACACACCTGGATCTGTCTTTTAATCTTCTTCACAATGCCAGCTGTTCGATAGCTGATATGTTTGGGACTGGGCTTCAATGGCTGGCACTGAGTCACAACGGTTATTACCTAAACGAAAACCCGTGTCTTCTGAGCTCTCTCCAGAGTCTATTGGCTCTTGATCTGTCCCACAACAAGCTGAATAAATTCAGCGCAGAGATGTTTAAAGGTGTTGCGCATCTCAAGTCGTTGAACATGAGTCACAATCAGATTCTTCTTAACAATGACTCGTACCCAGTGGAACTTTTCCGTCTGCTAGGCCCGTCCCTAACTGAGCTGCGTGTTGAGGGAAATTGCAATACAACCTCGTGCCCAGAAGGCTTCTCGTATCCCGACGAGGTACTGCAACTGCTGTCAAATGTGCAGAGCCTTCACATAGATGGTTTGCCGAATGCTGACTTTGGACCTGGCTTCCAAAACATGACCTCGCTCACCAACCTTAGTTTGTCAGGAATGGATGACAGCTTTTGTGCAATCAACTGCCTGACGAACAAAACCTTCCTCCACCTGCCGCATTCCCTGTGGTCACTAAACTTGTCCAAGTGCAGCATCAGCAGGATTGAGATAGACGCCTTCAGACCTCTACAGCATCTGCACATCCTGGATCTGTCTTTCAACCTGAATTTGGGCTTTGGGACGTTGGGGAACGCCTTCTACAGCCTACAAGGCTCGGCCTTAAAAGAACTCCACATCAGTTCGATAGTTCACCCCTACACCACGGGCGTAATTGTAACTCCTCGGAACACGATGTTTTTCAAAAACACGAGTCTGGAAATCATCCATGCTGAGGGAAATCGCATTGAAGAGTTCTGTGAAGGAGCACTTCTAAACATGCCAGAGTCTTTGATGGTTGTCAGCGTTGACAGGAACGAACTAGGGTTTGGAAACTATTTCAAAGATTTTGGCAGTCTTAAGAATTTGAAAGCAATTTATATTGACGGTAACAGAGTAGCCCATGAACCTCCCTCGGCATATCCCCCTCAGCAGCTTCGGCAGTGCTCCACTGGAATGATGAGAGATGCGATGGAGTGTCCGTTGAACTGTCACCAGCGCTTTCAACCCAAAGAAATCCCTCGCTTTGGGATGGAATCTGTGCATTCTGTCTCCACACAACCAGGAACTCTAGCCTTGCAGAGTTCTGCCAAGCTGGTGCACATTCTGCCACCAAACCTACACACGTACGTGTCTCGCTGGTACGCGCTAAATTACAAAATTCTTGAAGTGGAATTCAACGCCAGCAATTCTTTAGCAGTTCTCAACCTTGGGCATAATAGACTTAAGACATGGATAGGTCCCATCACAGGTCTGAAAAAGCTTGCCACTTTAGACCTTGGCAGTAATTTTGCCGACAACGTGTCTACAACTTTCTTCAGCAGCCTGACATCTTTGAAAGAACTCAACGTGAGCCGTAACTATCTACGCATAGTTATTGAGCACGATAAAGATGGTGAACTGTTCAGACCCTTGGGCCAACTGCAGAGTCTTTACCTATCCAAAAACTACCTGAACGCTATTCCTCCCCACGTGTTTGTAGGACTTGTAAGCCTGGAGAATTTAGTGCTGTCTCACAACGAAATTTATGACTTTAAAGTGAATATCTCCCACATGAGGAACCTGTCGTTGCTGGACCTTTCATACAACCACATTCGCTACCTGCCCAAGTTCATCATGGACCATTTAGACAGTATCGCCGAGTACGAACACGTGAGCCTGGATCTCACCTTCAACCCGATAGCGTGCGTGTGCGAACGCATTGATTTCCTGAGGTGGATCGTCGATTCCAAAGTGAAATTTCGTTCCAAGGATAGATTGGCTTGCTCAATGTCTAATGGTAACGTAGAGGAACAGGTTAACGTTTTTGACGTCATTCAGAGTCTTCAAAACTCATGTACTGACAAATCCGGAATCCTTGTAGGAGCCGTGTCCTGTGCCTTCTGCTTGCTGGTGGCTATGCTCTCAGCCCTCATCTACCGCTATCGCTGGAAGCTGCGCTACCTCTACTACGCCTCCCGCCTGGCCTACAGACGCCTGCAGACCTGCGACGACGACGACTTTGAGTTCGACGCCTTCGTGTCGTACTCGTCGGAAGACAACGACTTTGTGCACGGTGAGCTGCTGGAGGAGCTGGAGACGCGGGCGGGTCTTCGTCTGAACGTGCACAACCGTGACTTCATCCCCGGTCGTCCCATCCCGTCCAACATCGTCAGCGCCGTTCAGAGCAGTCGCCGCACGCTGGTGGTGCTGTCCCGGGAGCTGGTGCAGTCCGAGTGGTGTCTCTACGAGATGCAGATGGCCACGATGGAAGCGGCGCACACAGGACGTGACGTCTTGCTCTTCCTGCTGTACGAGGACGTGCCGTCACAGCAACTGCCGCGTGACGTGCTGTACAACCTGCAGTCCTCCACCTACATCACCTTCCCCGGCACTCGGGCGGAACCGTCACTCGTCCGTGACTTCTGGGCCAGACTGGCTCAGGCCATCAGACAGGGATGA
- the LOC138960429 gene encoding toll-like receptor 4, whose amino-acid sequence MLHTAVCVIAVVVTLKGGEPKKILPILPPFTRCGQCSCNGSTVDCSNQGWTTLHLSGLPESAASLSLRNNSISYLGPGVFASFISLRSLDLSSNVIVNISGDAFSSLKGLTELNLANNRITLMEGTSCAEKQFADLISLTNLDLSFNHLHNVSCSVAASFGTSLRWLALSHNGYFSNKNPRLLSSLNNLTFLDLSHNGMDTLNVEMFQDAILIQVLNLSHNQIPLNNESYPLDLFHQLGPSLVELRVEGNHNVSCHTENFSYPDQALQQLSHLRRLHMDGLPNAEFGPGFKGMTLLETLSLSGLEDSTCTINSLTNKTFQYFPHSLRSLNLTKCNISRIEMDVFRPLRHLHTLDLSFNLDLGFDTLGNAFYGLQGSDLQELHINNIIPPYAMCVMITPQNTRFFKETKLKVIRARGNRLEVFCKGALLNMPDSLKIVTLDKNNLGFGSYLKDLESLKNLQEIHNDGQAVAYEPPTEYPPDQLQHCSAGVVAEGAIPGLNCHRRWHTEDFPLTTWTPELTGESNLGPSSLQRLNKLVYTLPPKLLTYVSRWNKLYYKILEVQFNATNSLKILNLSKNILTTWIGPIYGLTKLSSLDLSSNFAYNVSKTFFEQLESLKVLIISDNKLRSVIEHDKDGELFAPLKKLQSLFLSRNDLNVVPENVFQGLVALQSLVLSHNEVFTFNVSISHMKNLSLLDLSFNYIHFLPKKITDHLDSVAEYRHVLLDLTYNPIACTCQHIDFLTWIDNSKVAFRFEEEMTCFMSDGGMHERTNVFAVIQSLQDTCTDKFGILVGAVSCAFCLLVAVLSALVYRYRWKLRYLYYASRLAYRRLQSCDDDNDDFEFDAFVSYSSEDNDFVHGELLEELETRAGLRLNVHNRDFIPGRPIPSNIVSAVQSSRRTLVVLSRELVQSEWCHYEMQMATMEAAHTGRDVLLFLLYEDVPSKQLPRDVLYNLQSSTYITFPGTRAEPSLVRDFWARLAQAVRQ is encoded by the coding sequence ATGCTACACACGGCTGTTTGCGTCATCGCTGTGGTAGTGACGCTAAAAGGAGGGGAACCTAAGAAGATACTCCCTATTCTGCCTCCCTTCACGCGTTGTGGGCAGTGCTCGTGTAACGGCTCAACAGTGGACTGTTCCAACCAAGGGTGGACCACTCTCCATCTTAGTGGTCTGCCGGAGAGTGCCGCCAGTCTGTCCCTGCGCAACAACTCCATCTCCTACCTTGGACCCGGTGTTTTTGCAAGCTTCATCTCTCTTCGCAGCCTTGACCTGTCTTCAAATGTCATCGTAAACATCTCCGGAGATGCATTCTCTAGTCTGAAAGGTTTAACAGAACTCAATCTTGCGAATAACCGGATAACTCTTATGGAGGGTACATCCTGTGCTGAAAAGCAATTTGCTGACCTGATTTCTCTGACAAATCTCGACCTGTCTTTCAATCATCTTCACAATGTAAGCTGTTCAGTCGCTGCAAGTTTTGGGACCAGCCTTCGATGGCTGGCGTTGAGTCATAATGGgtatttttcaaacaaaaaccCTCGCCTGTTGTCGTCTTTGAACAATCTTACATTTCTTGATCTGTCTCACAACGGGATGGATACATTAAATGTGGAGATGTTTCAGGACGCAATTCTCATTCAGGTGTTGAACCTCAGCCACAATCAGATTCCTCTTAACAATGAATCCTACCCACTGGACCTTTTCCATCAGCTAGGCCCGTCTTTGGTTGAACTGCGAGTTGAGGGAAACCATAATGTTAGCTGTCACACAGAAAACTTCTCCTATCCGGACCAAGCTTTGCAACAGCTGTCACACCTTCGACGCCTTCACATGGATGGTCTCCCAAATGCCGAGTTCGGGCCAGGATTTAAAGGCATGACCTTGCTTGAGACTCTTAGTTTGTCAGGTCTGGAGGACAGTACTTGTACGATCAACAGCCTGACGAACAAAACCTTCCAGTATTTTCCCCATTCGTTGCGCTCGCTAAACTTGACCAAGTGCAACATCAGCAGGATTGAAATGGACGTCTTCAGACCTTTACGGCATCTGCACACCCTGGATCTGTCCTTCAACCTAGATTTAGGCTTCGACACTTTAGGCAACGCTTTCTATGGCCTGCAAGGCTCAGATCTGCAAGAACTACATATAAATAATATAATTCCCCCTTACGCCATGTGCGTCATGATAACGCCTCAGAACACGCGCTTCTTTAAGGAAACTAAACTGAAAGTCATCCGAGCACGGGGAAATCGTCTTGAAGTGTTCTGTAAAGGAGCGCTTCTGAACATGCCGGACTCACTAAAAATCGTCACTCTGGATAAAAACAATTTAGGTTTTGGAAGCTATCTCAAGGACCTTGAAAGCTTGAAAAACTTGCAAGAAATCCACAACGATGGCCAGGCAGTAGCCTACGAACCCCCCACCGAGTATCCCCCCGATCAACTGCAGCATTGCTCGGCTGGAGTGGTCGCTGAAGGGGCGATACCAGGACTGAACTGTCACAGACGATGGCACACTGAGGACTTCCCTTTAACAACATGGACACCCGAACTTACGGGAGAAAGTAACCTTGGACCCTCATCATTGCAGCGTTTGAACAAGCTGGTGTACACTCTGCCCCCTAAGCTGCTCACGTACGTTTCTCGCTGGAACAAGCTCTACTATAAGATTCTCGAAGTCCAATTCAATGCTACCAACTCTCTGAAAATTCTAAACCTCAGCAAAAACATACTTACGACATGGATAGGGCCCATCTATGGCTTAACAAAGCTTAGTAGCCTAGACCTCAGTAGCAATTTTGCTTACAACGTTTCTAAAACGTTTTTTGAACAGTTGGAATCCCTCAAGGTGCTTATCATAAGTGACAACAAGTTACGCTCAGTTATTGAACACGATAAAGATGGCGAATTGTTTGCACCTTTGAAGAAATTGCAAAGCCTGTTCTTGTCACGTAACGACCTGAACGTTGTTCCAGAGAATGTCTTCCAGGGTCTCGTGGCATTGCAATCCCTAGTGCTGTCTCACAATGAAGTTTTCACATTCAATGTCAGCATCTCTCACATGAAGAACTTGTCGCTGCTGGACCTTTCTTTCAACTATATTCACTTCCTCCCAAAGAAAATCACAGACCACCTAGACAGCGTAGCTGAGTACAGACATGTTCTTTTGGATCTGACATACAACCCAATAGCCTGCACTTGCCAGCACATCGATTTCCTAACGTGGATTGACAATTCTAAAGTGGCGTTTCGTTTTGAAGAAGAAATGACTTGCTTTATGTCTGATGGCGGAATGCACGAAAGGACAAACGTATTCGCCGTCATCCAGAGTCTTCAGGACACTTGCACTGACAAGTTTGGTATCCTTGTGGGAGCCGTGTCCTGTGCCTTCTGCTTGCTGGTGGCTGTGCTCTCAGCCCTCGTATACCGCTATCGCTGGAAGCTGCGCTACCTCTACTACGCCTCCCGTCTGGCCTACAGACGCCTGCAGAGCtgcgacgacgacaacgacgacttTGAGTTCGACGCCTTCGTGTCGTACTCGTCGGAAGACAACGACTTTGTGCACGGTGAGCTGCTGGAGGAGCTGGAGACGCGGGCGGGTCTTCGTCTGAACGTGCACAACCGTGACTTCATCCCCGGTCGTCCCATCCCGTCCAACATCGTCAGCGCCGTTCAGAGCAGTCGCCGCACGCTGGTGGTGCTGTCCCGGGAGCTGGTGCAGTCCGAGTGGTGTCACTACGAGATGCAGATGGCCACGATGGAAGCGGCGCACACAGGACGTGACGTCTTGCTCTTCCTGCTGTACGAGGACGTGCCGTCAAAGCAACTGCCGCGTGACGTGCTGTACAACCTGCAGTCCTCCACCTACATCACCTTCCCCGGCACTCGGGCAGAACCGTCACTCGTCCGTGACTTCTGGGCCAGGCTGGCTCAGGCCGTCAGACAATGA